The following proteins are co-located in the Brevibacillus laterosporus DSM 25 genome:
- a CDS encoding YiiD C-terminal domain-containing protein, with amino-acid sequence MNPVQQFFVKQVPFAKTIGVTITHTSPGEACAQLPFSPSNVNHVGTIHAGALFTLAESAAAASILSTFSDLVPHILLLVTKSSIEYSAPAQGDIVAIASISKETEQLVRNTLVQPSDRIRFTVHTEIKREGTDEISALAHFEMYMKRNEDGRQ; translated from the coding sequence ATGAACCCCGTTCAACAATTTTTTGTCAAGCAAGTGCCTTTTGCAAAAACCATTGGAGTTACCATCACACACACATCACCTGGTGAAGCATGTGCTCAGCTCCCCTTTTCACCTTCTAATGTAAATCATGTCGGCACCATACATGCTGGTGCCCTATTTACGTTAGCTGAATCGGCCGCTGCTGCTTCCATTTTATCCACCTTTTCTGACTTAGTTCCTCATATTCTGCTACTGGTAACCAAAAGTTCTATCGAATACTCTGCACCAGCTCAAGGTGATATTGTAGCGATAGCTTCCATTTCCAAAGAGACAGAACAATTGGTTCGTAACACACTTGTACAACCCAGCGATCGGATACGTTTTACAGTACACACTGAAATCAAGCGTGAAGGTACCGATGAAATAAGTGCATTGGCTCACTTTGAGATGTATATGAAACGTAACGAAGACGGTAGACAATAG